The genomic window GTGCGACCACCGCGTACGGGGCGCCGGGTTATAAACCGACCGGCACTTTTCGGATCGTCGTGCAATCTTTCATTTCGATGACCCGACCGGCAATCGCGTTCGCTCCGCAAAATTCTGGCTACAGGTGCAGAATGGAACCGATATAGCGGTAGGCCGGTAGTCGGGGTGGCCTCACGGAGCGCGGCATTCGAGGAGAGGATGTAGCAAACTGGTCGCCTGCTTTGGTTTTCGCCCGCCGGGCGAGGCTCGGTCCTGCACGGAATCCAGCCCGTGGGGAGAGACATTCTTTCGAGGGATTGCCTATAGTATGAAAATATTCCTGAATTATCGCACGATTGACAGTGTATACGCCGTCGGTCAGATCTCGAAGCAGATGGCGCGCCATTTCGGCAGGGTGCACGTCTTCCGCGATCAGGATTCGCTGGCGCTCGGCGTGCTGTATTCCCGTCGCATCCGCGCCGCGCTCGACGACACTGATGTGATGGTGTCGGTGATCGGTCGGCACTGGCTCGATGCCCGTGACAAGCGAGGGGTACGGTGCATCGACAACGAGCGCGATTGGGTGCGCATGGAATTGCGCACCGCGTTCGAGCGCGGAATTCCGGTGGTTCCGGTTCTGTTGGACGACACGCCGCTCCCGGTGCCGGAGAGCCTGCCGGAGGACATCCGGAAACTGACTCTCTCGCAGGGCTGGCGTATC from Nocardia bhagyanarayanae includes these protein-coding regions:
- a CDS encoding toll/interleukin-1 receptor domain-containing protein; its protein translation is MKIFLNYRTIDSVYAVGQISKQMARHFGRVHVFRDQDSLALGVLYSRRIRAALDDTDVMVSVIGRHWLDARDKRGVRCIDNERDWVRMELRTAFERGIPVVPVLLDDTPLPVPESLPEDIRKLTLSQGWRIRHQSLDDDIAGLIKRLSPVPEPQDQPAAGPARRSPPQTQTNSATGGGIVVANQNGPQNVTLNDPRGR